In Streptomyces nodosus, one DNA window encodes the following:
- a CDS encoding MarR family winged helix-turn-helix transcriptional regulator translates to MPSSDPISHPLITTFGRLSEAHSHLERRLGTAMLKEVGLPHVWFEVLLRLARAEEGQLTMSTLAEQIALTTGGVTRLIDRIQAAGYVERCYCAKDRRIAYAAITDAGHDILTRAAAGHLRQLRDTFAPFSEDDLTTLDHLLDRLRSTT, encoded by the coding sequence GTGCCTTCCTCGGACCCGATCAGCCATCCCCTCATCACCACCTTCGGCCGCCTGTCGGAGGCCCACAGTCATCTGGAGCGGCGTCTGGGCACGGCCATGCTGAAGGAAGTCGGGCTGCCGCACGTCTGGTTCGAGGTACTGCTACGGCTCGCCCGTGCGGAGGAAGGGCAGTTGACCATGAGCACCCTGGCCGAGCAGATCGCCCTGACCACCGGCGGGGTCACCAGACTGATCGACCGGATACAGGCGGCCGGCTATGTCGAACGCTGCTACTGCGCCAAGGACCGCCGGATCGCCTACGCCGCCATCACCGACGCCGGTCACGACATCCTCACCCGTGCCGCGGCCGGACATCTGCGCCAGCTGCGCGACACCTTCGCCCCCTTCAGCGAGGACGACCTGACCACCCTGGACCATCTGCTCGACCGCCTCCGGAGCACCACGTGA
- a CDS encoding class I SAM-dependent methyltransferase produces the protein MTEPSSYHRATAAAYDAVAVLYAEFVRDEPGHPLDRAVLAAFAESVRSTGPGPVAELGCGPGRMTAHLRDLGLDVFGVDLSPVMIDLARETYPDLRFEVGSMDALDLADGGLRGVVSWYSVIHTPPAHVPAYFAEFRRVLAPGGLLLLAFFESEGAPVTAFDHKVVTAYRWPVDELAGSAGEAGFTEIGRMLREPREGERFRHGRLLMRKGE, from the coding sequence GTGACTGAACCTTCCTCGTATCACCGGGCGACCGCCGCCGCCTACGACGCCGTCGCCGTCCTCTACGCCGAGTTCGTCCGGGACGAACCCGGTCATCCGCTGGACCGTGCGGTGCTCGCCGCGTTCGCCGAGAGCGTGCGGTCCACCGGGCCCGGACCCGTGGCCGAGCTGGGCTGCGGGCCCGGGCGCATGACGGCCCATCTGCGGGACCTGGGGCTGGACGTCTTCGGTGTCGACCTGTCGCCGGTGATGATCGACCTGGCCCGCGAGACCTACCCGGATCTGCGGTTCGAGGTCGGTTCGATGGACGCCCTGGACCTGGCGGACGGCGGGCTGCGGGGTGTTGTCTCCTGGTACTCGGTCATTCACACCCCACCGGCTCATGTGCCCGCGTACTTCGCCGAGTTCCGGCGGGTGCTCGCGCCCGGCGGACTGCTTCTGCTCGCCTTCTTCGAGTCGGAGGGCGCGCCGGTCACGGCGTTCGACCACAAGGTGGTCACCGCCTACCGATGGCCGGTCGACGAACTCGCGGGTTCGGCCGGCGAGGCCGGCTTCACCGAGATCGGCCGGATGCTGCGCGAGCCGCGCGAGGGGGAACGGTTCCGCCACGGTCGTCTGCTGATGCGCAAGGGGGAGTAG
- the hemQ gene encoding hydrogen peroxide-dependent heme synthase, which produces MSNRDRLPEPAAPGRPPEAGKKARELNNVVRYALWSVFRQRDVLPPERGGLADEVVALFERLDAEDITVRGVYRLSGLRADADVMIWWHAETADALQEAYQRFRRTALGRSLEPVWSNMALHRPAEFNRSHIPAYVAGERPRDHICVYPFVRSYDWYLLPEAERRGMLAEHGRMARDFPDVRANTVPSFALGDFEWILAFEADELHRIVDLMRRLRASGARLHVREEVPFFTGRRSTVPRLVAGLA; this is translated from the coding sequence ATGTCGAACAGGGACCGCCTTCCGGAGCCGGCCGCCCCCGGGCGGCCGCCGGAGGCCGGCAAGAAGGCCAGGGAACTCAACAACGTCGTGCGGTACGCCCTGTGGTCGGTGTTCCGGCAGCGCGATGTGCTCCCGCCCGAGCGCGGCGGACTCGCGGACGAGGTCGTGGCCCTGTTCGAGCGACTCGACGCCGAGGACATCACGGTGCGGGGCGTCTACCGGCTGTCCGGGCTCCGGGCCGACGCGGACGTCATGATCTGGTGGCACGCGGAGACCGCGGACGCCCTCCAGGAGGCGTACCAGCGCTTCCGCCGCACCGCACTGGGGCGGAGCCTGGAGCCGGTGTGGTCGAACATGGCGCTGCACCGCCCGGCCGAGTTCAACCGGTCCCACATCCCGGCCTATGTCGCCGGTGAACGCCCGCGCGACCACATCTGTGTGTACCCCTTTGTGCGCTCCTACGACTGGTATCTGCTCCCGGAGGCCGAGCGGCGCGGCATGCTCGCGGAGCATGGCCGGATGGCCCGAGACTTCCCCGATGTGCGCGCCAACACCGTCCCCTCCTTCGCCCTGGGCGACTTCGAGTGGATCCTCGCCTTCGAGGCGGACGAACTGCACCGCATCGTCGACCTGATGCGCCGTCTGCGGGCCTCCGGAGCACGGCTGCACGTCCGCGAGGAGGTCCCCTTCTTCACCGGCCGCCGCAGTACGGTCCCCCGACTCGTCGCCGGACTCGCCTGA
- a CDS encoding MerR family transcriptional regulator, whose translation MGLLTIGAFSRASRLSPKALRLYDELGLLPPARVDPVTGYRLYAPEQLEQARLVAWLRRLGMPLARIRHISTLEAGPAAQEIRAFWAQVEADTAARRDLAAFLVDHLSREDPTMSPTTEPLAIRYAALSDTGLVRESNQDTAHASSRLLAVADGFGSRGAPASAAAVDALKHLETDAIPAGSLLNVLEDALGRAERAVHGIAGTGPSPEEAGTTLTAMYWTGSQLALVHIGDCRVHLLRDGHLFQITHDHTVVQSMIDEGRLTPEEAATHPQRSLLVRALGRGADATPDLRLHDARRGDRYLLCSDGLSTVVPADEIHRVLSGGTEPEQAVRELITLANGSGGPDNISCVVADVVRAE comes from the coding sequence ATGGGTCTGCTGACCATCGGGGCGTTCTCGAGGGCTTCCCGGCTGTCGCCGAAGGCACTGCGTCTCTACGACGAACTCGGTCTGCTGCCCCCCGCCCGCGTGGACCCGGTGACCGGCTACCGCCTCTACGCACCGGAACAACTGGAGCAGGCCCGACTGGTCGCCTGGCTCCGGCGCCTGGGGATGCCCCTGGCCCGCATCCGGCACATCAGCACCCTGGAGGCGGGCCCGGCGGCCCAGGAGATCCGCGCGTTCTGGGCCCAGGTCGAGGCCGACACCGCCGCACGGCGGGACCTGGCCGCCTTCCTCGTCGACCATCTCTCCCGGGAGGACCCCACCATGTCTCCGACCACCGAACCGCTGGCCATCCGCTATGCCGCCCTGTCCGACACGGGCCTGGTCCGCGAGAGCAACCAGGACACCGCGCATGCGAGTTCCCGTCTGCTCGCCGTCGCCGACGGCTTCGGAAGCCGGGGAGCCCCCGCCAGCGCGGCCGCCGTCGACGCGCTCAAGCACCTCGAGACCGACGCCATACCGGCAGGCAGTCTTCTGAACGTCCTCGAGGACGCCCTCGGCCGCGCAGAGCGGGCCGTGCACGGCATCGCCGGAACCGGCCCCTCACCCGAGGAGGCCGGCACCACGCTCACCGCGATGTACTGGACCGGATCCCAGCTCGCCCTCGTCCACATCGGCGACTGCCGCGTCCACCTCCTGCGCGACGGGCACCTGTTCCAGATCACCCACGACCACACCGTGGTGCAGTCGATGATCGACGAAGGACGCCTCACCCCGGAAGAGGCCGCCACCCATCCCCAGCGTTCGCTGCTGGTACGGGCCCTGGGCCGAGGCGCCGACGCCACCCCCGACCTGCGCCTCCACGACGCCCGGCGGGGAGACCGGTATCTGCTCTGCTCCGACGGACTGTCCACCGTCGTCCCGGCCGACGAGATCCACCGGGTGCTCTCCGGGGGCACGGAGCCCGAGCAGGCGGTCCGCGAGCTCATCACCCTCGCCAACGGCTCCGGCGGCCCGGACAACATCAGCTGTGTGGTCGCCGACGTCGTCCGGGCCGAGTAG
- a CDS encoding sulfite oxidase translates to MGIWNKRDDVLVHQAEPYNAESPPGALTRRITPLDSFYGRNHAPIPRVDPESWRLRVDGLVDHPLELSSDELRRRFPERSVVATLQCAGNRRADLIEVRDIPGQVSWGPGAVSTARWTGASLADVLAEAGVRPDAAHIAFTGADVSPQAQPPQPFGGSIPVAKATSGEVLLAWAMNDQELPVAHGAPLRVIVPGWIGARSVKWLRRITARAEPSDNYFQTEYSILPAEADPLRAGPGDGITLGPIALHCAILRPAKNARLPSGPTEITGFALAGDDRTVARVEVSTDHGRTWTHADLDPPDNPWTWQHWRTTLTLPPGETELVARAWDSTATVQPESPATVWNPRGYANNAAAHLRVLCAP, encoded by the coding sequence ATGGGCATATGGAACAAGCGGGACGATGTGCTGGTCCACCAGGCCGAGCCGTACAACGCCGAATCCCCTCCCGGCGCCCTCACCCGCCGGATCACCCCCCTGGACAGCTTCTACGGCCGCAATCACGCGCCGATCCCCCGCGTCGACCCCGAGAGCTGGCGGCTGCGGGTGGACGGCCTGGTCGATCACCCGCTGGAGCTGTCGTCGGACGAACTACGGCGCCGCTTCCCCGAGCGGAGCGTGGTGGCGACCCTGCAGTGCGCGGGCAACCGCCGGGCCGACCTCATCGAGGTGCGCGACATCCCCGGCCAGGTCTCCTGGGGCCCCGGTGCCGTCTCCACCGCGCGCTGGACCGGGGCGAGCCTGGCGGATGTGCTGGCCGAGGCCGGGGTGCGACCCGACGCGGCCCATATCGCCTTCACCGGTGCCGATGTGTCACCGCAGGCCCAGCCGCCGCAGCCCTTCGGGGGCTCGATACCGGTGGCGAAGGCGACCTCCGGGGAGGTGCTGCTGGCCTGGGCCATGAACGACCAGGAACTGCCCGTAGCGCACGGCGCCCCGCTGCGCGTGATCGTCCCCGGCTGGATCGGCGCCCGCAGTGTCAAGTGGCTCCGGCGCATCACCGCGCGGGCCGAACCGTCCGACAACTACTTCCAGACCGAATACAGCATCCTGCCCGCCGAGGCCGACCCTCTCCGGGCCGGGCCCGGGGACGGCATCACCCTCGGCCCGATCGCCCTGCACTGCGCCATTCTGCGGCCCGCCAAGAACGCCCGGCTGCCGTCCGGGCCGACCGAGATCACCGGCTTCGCCCTCGCCGGGGACGACCGGACCGTGGCACGCGTGGAGGTCTCCACCGACCACGGCCGCACCTGGACCCACGCCGATCTGGACCCCCCGGACAACCCCTGGACGTGGCAGCACTGGCGCACCACGCTCACCCTGCCCCCGGGCGAGACCGAACTCGTCGCCCGCGCCTGGGACTCCACGGCGACCGTGCAGCCCGAGTCCCCGGCGACCGTCTGGAACCCCAGGGGGTACGCCAACAACGCCGCGGCCCATCTACGCGTCCTGTGCGCCCCCTGA
- a CDS encoding IS5 family transposase: MLVYPSGIDVSSSALRFLAQELRRHRRTIGSRWRRLNAGRQALLTLAHLRVGHTYTQLAAGFGVGTTTAYRYVTEAVNLLAALAPSLADAVRTASAKAYLLLDGTLLPIDRIAADRPFYSGKHKRHGMNVQVLADPLGRLLWASPALPGAVHDVRAAREHGIVDALAEAGIKCWADKGYRGAGGTVRTPCWGRWETLSTGQKAVNRSHAKIRALVEQAMATLKSWRLLRKIRCSTTRITCLVQAVLTLHLASSDQ, from the coding sequence GTGCTTGTTTACCCGTCCGGCATCGACGTGTCCAGCTCTGCCCTTCGCTTCCTCGCTCAGGAGTTGCGGCGGCACCGCCGTACGATCGGATCCCGTTGGCGGCGGCTGAACGCCGGCCGTCAGGCCCTCCTCACACTCGCCCATCTGCGGGTGGGACACACGTATACTCAGCTCGCGGCCGGATTCGGCGTCGGAACCACGACCGCATACCGCTACGTCACCGAGGCCGTCAACCTACTGGCCGCCCTCGCACCCAGCCTGGCCGACGCCGTCCGCACCGCGTCGGCGAAGGCGTACCTGCTCCTGGACGGCACACTCCTGCCGATCGACCGCATCGCCGCGGACCGGCCCTTCTACTCCGGCAAACACAAGAGGCACGGGATGAACGTGCAGGTCCTCGCCGATCCCCTCGGCCGGCTGTTGTGGGCCTCGCCGGCCCTGCCCGGCGCCGTCCACGACGTCCGTGCGGCCCGCGAACACGGCATCGTCGACGCCCTTGCCGAGGCCGGCATCAAGTGCTGGGCCGACAAAGGCTACCGGGGTGCCGGCGGCACGGTCCGTACCCCGTGCTGGGGGCGATGGGAGACCCTTTCCACAGGCCAGAAGGCGGTGAACCGGTCCCACGCGAAGATCCGAGCACTCGTCGAGCAGGCCATGGCCACCCTCAAGTCCTGGCGGCTCCTCCGCAAGATCCGGTGCTCGACCACCCGGATCACCTGCCTCGTCCAGGCCGTCCTCACCCTGCATCTGGCCAGCTCAGACCAATGA
- a CDS encoding multicopper oxidase family protein translates to MVIGLLVTVLLVGCAGSNAVSGPPHNLPATAAQDGSTPEPGPRLQDPPEVVSRDGVLRTTIVVERRKVRVGNRQLYAMTYNGAYMPPTLRVRPGDRIDLTMTNRIDQDTNLHTHGLFVSPRAPADDIFISIKYRQSYHYVYRLPRRHPTGTYWYHSHADKMSAPQVAGGESGIIVVEGLRQHLPPSLRGITEHTVALKDFQVQGDSIKTQPLSIGAATNRTVNGQQNPVIHIRPGETQLWRLANIGANIYYRLHLPGIRFHVIAQDGVPVRRTYSEDTLLLPAAARFDVLVQGGAPGTTRLETLPFDSGPAGNRFPRADLATVVTDGTPMTRAAIPTDLAPYEDLSRAKVADRKTVAFTENKAGTVFYINGRTYDPGRTDFVSTLGTVEEWTVRNDSDEDHSFHLHTNHFQLMSVDGKTQDPTHSVYDTVNVPRRGAIVIRVHFQEFTGRTVFHCHILNHEDKGMMAVLDIVPPGSRSQGSPGR, encoded by the coding sequence ATGGTCATCGGCCTGCTCGTCACCGTCCTGCTGGTCGGCTGCGCGGGGAGCAACGCGGTGAGCGGGCCGCCCCACAACCTGCCCGCGACCGCGGCGCAGGACGGCTCCACCCCGGAGCCGGGGCCGCGCCTCCAGGATCCCCCGGAGGTGGTGAGCCGGGACGGCGTGCTCAGGACGACCATCGTCGTGGAACGGCGCAAGGTCCGGGTCGGCAACCGCCAGTTGTACGCCATGACCTACAACGGGGCCTATATGCCGCCCACCTTGCGCGTGCGGCCCGGCGACCGCATCGACCTGACGATGACCAACCGCATCGACCAGGACACCAATCTGCACACGCACGGCCTCTTCGTCTCGCCGCGCGCCCCCGCCGACGACATCTTCATCTCCATCAAGTACCGGCAGTCGTACCACTATGTGTACCGGCTGCCGCGCCGGCACCCCACCGGCACCTACTGGTACCACTCACACGCGGACAAGATGTCCGCCCCCCAGGTGGCGGGCGGCGAGTCGGGCATCATCGTGGTCGAGGGCCTGCGGCAGCACCTGCCGCCGTCGTTGCGCGGCATCACCGAGCACACCGTCGCCCTCAAGGACTTCCAGGTCCAGGGCGACTCGATCAAGACGCAACCGCTGAGCATCGGCGCGGCCACCAACCGCACCGTCAACGGGCAACAGAATCCGGTGATCCACATCCGGCCGGGCGAGACCCAGCTGTGGCGGCTGGCCAACATCGGCGCCAACATCTACTACCGGCTGCATCTCCCGGGCATCCGCTTCCATGTGATCGCCCAGGACGGCGTCCCGGTGCGCAGGACCTACTCCGAGGACACGCTGCTCCTCCCCGCCGCCGCTCGCTTCGACGTCCTGGTCCAGGGCGGTGCTCCCGGCACCACCCGGCTGGAGACGCTGCCGTTCGACTCCGGCCCGGCCGGCAACCGGTTCCCCCGGGCCGACCTCGCGACCGTCGTCACCGACGGCACGCCCATGACACGGGCCGCGATCCCCACCGACCTCGCCCCGTACGAGGACCTGAGCCGGGCGAAGGTCGCGGACCGCAAGACGGTCGCCTTCACGGAGAACAAGGCGGGCACGGTCTTCTACATCAACGGCCGTACCTACGATCCGGGGCGGACCGACTTCGTCTCCACCCTCGGCACCGTCGAGGAGTGGACCGTCCGCAACGACTCGGACGAGGACCACAGTTTCCATCTGCACACCAACCACTTCCAGTTGATGAGCGTCGACGGAAAGACCCAGGATCCCACCCACAGCGTCTACGACACGGTGAACGTGCCGAGGCGCGGTGCGATCGTGATCCGCGTCCACTTCCAGGAGTTCACCGGAAGGACCGTGTTCCACTGCCACATCCTCAACCACGAGGACAAGGGCATGATGGCCGTCCTGGACATCGTCCCACCCGGCTCCCGGTCCCAGGGCTCTCCCGGGCGATGA
- a CDS encoding SDR family NAD(P)-dependent oxidoreductase — MSASPQKIALVTGGNRGLGRAVVEALAAAGIDVVFTYRSHEDEAKQVVEAVAGLGRTAEAIRLDTTRTATFDAFAGTLRETLRSGWSRESFDILVNNAGFSGSTVLGSTDEETIDQLYAVHFKGVYLLVQALATAPEGTAPLLADGGRVVNFSSGLARFVTAPYAVYGAMKGAVEVLTRYWAAELGKRGISVNTVAPGPVATDFAGGYLRASEDVQKAMSGMTALGRVAHADDIGPAVAALVSEGTGWITGQRIEASGGFRL, encoded by the coding sequence ATGTCCGCATCTCCCCAGAAGATCGCCCTTGTCACGGGCGGCAACCGCGGCCTCGGCCGCGCCGTCGTCGAGGCGCTCGCCGCCGCCGGTATCGACGTCGTCTTCACCTACCGCTCCCACGAGGACGAGGCGAAGCAGGTCGTCGAGGCGGTGGCCGGGCTCGGCCGGACCGCCGAGGCGATCCGGCTCGACACCACCCGAACCGCGACCTTCGACGCCTTCGCCGGCACCCTGCGCGAGACCCTGCGCAGCGGCTGGAGCCGGGAGAGCTTCGACATCCTGGTCAACAACGCCGGGTTCTCCGGCAGCACCGTCCTCGGCTCGACCGACGAGGAAACCATCGACCAGCTCTACGCGGTCCACTTCAAGGGCGTCTATCTGCTCGTCCAGGCCCTCGCCACCGCCCCCGAGGGCACCGCGCCGCTGCTGGCCGACGGGGGCCGGGTCGTCAACTTCTCCTCCGGCCTCGCCCGGTTCGTCACCGCGCCGTACGCCGTGTACGGCGCCATGAAGGGTGCGGTCGAGGTGCTCACCCGCTACTGGGCGGCCGAGCTCGGCAAGCGCGGCATCAGCGTCAACACCGTCGCCCCCGGTCCGGTCGCCACCGACTTCGCCGGCGGTTACCTCCGGGCCAGCGAGGACGTCCAGAAGGCCATGAGCGGCATGACCGCACTCGGCAGGGTCGCCCACGCCGACGACATCGGTCCGGCCGTGGCCGCACTGGTGAGCGAGGGCACCGGCTGGATCACCGGCCAGCGCATCGAGGCCAGCGGCGGCTTCCGCCTCTGA
- a CDS encoding MmyB family transcriptional regulator, which yields MNLSELGAFLKSRRDRIRPSDVGLPSGPRRRVPGLRRDEVAMLAGASTDYYTELERGGAQPSEQMLAALARALRLTRDERDHIYHLADRPLPAEGGPAAHVHPGMLDLLGRLTTTPAAVITDMHVTLVQNRLAVALLGPAVTTTGPEASFVHRWFTDPQARTLYPESDHDHHSRSFVADLRAAVARRSRGDQEASRLVAELERRSDEFARLWAHREVAVRRADRKRIVHPTLGVLELNCLNLFSEDGRQRLLWFTPAPGTDSVEKLELLAVLGTQDLRPGYDGRPEPSRPGTAEE from the coding sequence GTGAATCTCAGTGAGCTGGGGGCGTTCCTCAAGTCGCGGCGTGACCGTATCCGTCCCTCCGACGTGGGCCTGCCCTCCGGGCCCAGGCGCCGGGTCCCCGGGCTGCGCCGCGACGAGGTCGCCATGCTGGCCGGCGCCTCGACCGACTACTACACCGAGCTGGAGCGGGGCGGCGCCCAGCCGTCGGAGCAGATGCTCGCGGCGCTGGCCCGCGCCCTCCGGCTCACCCGCGACGAACGCGACCACATCTACCACCTCGCCGATCGGCCGCTGCCCGCCGAGGGAGGGCCCGCCGCGCATGTCCATCCGGGCATGCTCGACCTGCTCGGCCGGCTGACCACCACGCCCGCAGCGGTGATCACGGATATGCATGTCACCCTCGTGCAGAACCGCCTCGCCGTGGCCCTGCTCGGCCCGGCCGTGACGACGACCGGGCCGGAGGCGAGCTTCGTCCACCGGTGGTTCACCGATCCGCAGGCCCGGACGCTGTATCCGGAGAGCGACCACGATCATCACTCCCGGTCCTTCGTCGCCGATCTGCGGGCGGCGGTGGCCCGTCGCAGCCGCGGTGATCAGGAGGCGTCACGTCTGGTCGCGGAGCTGGAACGGCGCAGCGACGAGTTCGCCCGCCTCTGGGCGCACCGTGAGGTGGCGGTCCGACGCGCCGACCGCAAACGCATCGTCCACCCCACGCTGGGTGTCCTGGAGCTGAACTGCCTCAATCTCTTCAGCGAGGACGGCCGTCAGCGGCTGCTGTGGTTCACCCCAGCGCCCGGCACGGACTCCGTCGAGAAGCTCGAACTGCTGGCCGTGCTCGGCACCCAGGACCTCCGCCCCGGGTACGACGGCCGGCCCGAGCCCTCCCGGCCGGGTACCGCGGAAGAATGA
- a CDS encoding site-2 protease family protein, which translates to MRATFVLGRIAGVRVGVHWSVLFIFAIIAFGLAQGRLPQTYPGRGWAVYWAAGLCTAVVFFASLLAHELAHAVVARRNGVGVDDIVLWLLGGAARLRSEASSPGAELRIAGVGPLVSLLLGGLFTLLTWLLGLTSVSGVVVEMVGWLAGINVLLAVFNALPAAPLDGGRLLRAFLWWRTGDRLRATAGATGAGRVFGWLLVVLGLIVFMRSRSFGGLWLALIGWFLIAAATAEGRQAHMRGVLAGVPVRDAMTPEPLTVSADTTVADFLTDARWRYRHSAFPVTDDDGAPVGLVTLEGARKMPGTEASAATVREAMVPLSGTVVVEPDSPLADLLPRMEPGAEHRVLVVERGRLVGIVSLSDVSRTVGWLMGTASGRRRGP; encoded by the coding sequence GTGCGGGCGACGTTCGTGCTGGGCCGGATCGCGGGGGTCCGGGTCGGCGTGCACTGGAGCGTCCTGTTCATCTTCGCGATCATCGCGTTCGGACTGGCCCAGGGCCGCCTTCCGCAGACGTACCCGGGGCGCGGCTGGGCGGTGTACTGGGCGGCGGGACTCTGCACCGCGGTGGTCTTCTTCGCCTCCCTGCTCGCCCATGAGCTGGCGCACGCCGTCGTGGCCCGGCGCAACGGGGTCGGGGTGGACGACATCGTGCTCTGGCTGCTGGGTGGGGCGGCCCGGCTCAGGTCCGAGGCGTCCAGCCCCGGCGCGGAGCTGCGGATCGCCGGAGTCGGCCCGCTGGTCAGCCTTCTTCTGGGCGGGCTCTTCACCCTCCTCACCTGGCTGCTCGGCCTGACGTCCGTGTCCGGCGTCGTGGTGGAGATGGTGGGGTGGCTGGCGGGCATCAATGTGCTGCTCGCAGTGTTCAACGCGTTGCCCGCCGCCCCGCTCGACGGCGGCAGGCTGCTGCGCGCGTTCCTGTGGTGGCGCACGGGGGACCGGCTGCGGGCGACCGCCGGCGCGACCGGCGCGGGGCGGGTCTTCGGCTGGCTGCTCGTGGTCCTCGGGCTGATCGTGTTCATGCGGAGCAGATCGTTCGGCGGTCTCTGGCTGGCGCTGATCGGCTGGTTCCTCATCGCGGCCGCCACCGCCGAGGGACGGCAGGCCCATATGCGCGGCGTGCTCGCGGGTGTCCCGGTGCGGGACGCCATGACCCCCGAACCGCTCACGGTGTCCGCGGACACCACGGTCGCGGACTTTCTCACCGATGCGCGCTGGCGCTATCGGCATTCGGCGTTCCCCGTGACGGACGACGACGGGGCCCCGGTCGGGCTGGTCACCCTCGAAGGCGCCCGGAAGATGCCGGGGACCGAGGCCTCGGCCGCGACGGTGCGCGAGGCGATGGTGCCGCTGTCGGGGACCGTCGTGGTGGAGCCGGACAGCCCGCTGGCGGATCTGCTGCCGCGCATGGAGCCGGGCGCCGAACACCGGGTCCTGGTGGTGGAGCGGGGCAGGCTGGTCGGCATCGTCTCGCTGTCCGACGTCAGCCGCACCGTGGGGTGGCTGATGGGCACCGCCTCGGGGCGGCGCCGCGGTCCCTGA
- a CDS encoding SAM-dependent methyltransferase: MTDPATTHPKIDTSVPHSARIWNYWLGGKDNYPVDEEAGDAYTAVFPGIVTIARSSRAFLRRNITYLVAEAGVRQFLDVGTGLPTADNTHEVAQRLAPEARIVYVDNDPMVLAHARALLTSTPEGATAYADADVLDPDRILAAAAGTLDLTRPTALVLSNILGHISGHEQARSIVTRLMDALPSGSYLSINDGSRGVDPDFERAQDAYNESGAVPYNLRTVDQITAFFDGLDLVDPGVVPVTHWRPDAASPAPVLVGEHGGLARKP, translated from the coding sequence ATGACGGACCCCGCGACGACGCATCCGAAGATCGACACATCGGTGCCGCACTCGGCCCGGATCTGGAACTACTGGCTGGGCGGGAAGGACAACTACCCCGTCGACGAGGAGGCCGGTGACGCCTACACGGCCGTCTTCCCCGGCATCGTCACCATCGCCCGCAGCAGCCGCGCCTTTCTGCGCCGCAACATCACCTATCTGGTCGCCGAGGCCGGTGTCCGGCAGTTCCTGGACGTCGGGACCGGTCTGCCGACCGCCGACAACACCCATGAGGTCGCCCAGCGGCTCGCCCCCGAGGCCCGGATCGTCTATGTCGACAACGACCCGATGGTCCTGGCGCACGCCCGTGCCCTGCTCACCTCCACCCCGGAGGGGGCGACCGCCTATGCCGACGCCGATGTGCTGGACCCGGACCGCATCCTGGCGGCCGCCGCCGGGACACTGGACCTCACCCGCCCCACCGCCCTGGTCCTCAGCAACATCCTCGGCCATATCTCCGGCCACGAGCAGGCACGCTCCATCGTCACCCGCCTGATGGACGCGCTGCCGTCCGGCAGCTACCTCTCCATCAACGACGGTTCACGGGGCGTCGACCCGGACTTCGAACGCGCCCAGGACGCGTACAACGAGAGCGGTGCCGTTCCCTACAACCTGCGCACCGTCGACCAGATCACGGCGTTCTTCGACGGGCTGGACCTTGTCGACCCCGGGGTGGTCCCGGTCACCCACTGGCGGCCGGACGCGGCCTCGCCCGCCCCGGTACTCGTCGGTGAGCACGGCGGTCTCGCCCGCAAGCCCTGA